In Sporichthya polymorpha DSM 43042, a genomic segment contains:
- a CDS encoding ABC transporter substrate-binding protein, with translation MRRSITVVLAAAVLASTAACGSRASDQDIVEALRGPAGVTGFGAAPGVGDGVGVGAVDAGVPAAGGTGGAVAPSVPAPGGSSTTAGGAAAGGSGAGTTSGGTAAKPGATGSKPAAATTTSGPKVANKSVITIGTIGSFSGVLGAVTAGAPKSVAAWVGWKNDNGGLNGHPIKLIVGDDQGDPATALTLAKRMVESDKILALVGDIHFFGYEQIEPYMRSKGVPMVGGEGALANRFNSPVNFPISAQGSVQIVKGLKMYTERGHTKMGMLYCLEIAALCATLHDEVKASEVGKYIVQSYQVSLVAPSYTSQCLRMKQGGLEVIYMLMDTAGAARLAKDCAAQGFKPKLLLLGLDVTKDMPTIPSLADALLPGATVSPGAKGVPAVDHYLKLMDTYAPGTGVSGFGAQAFASALMFGHVGQNISDTPTSAELLAALYKVRKETLGGFIVPVTYSKTGTTAAPCVFIWGAGGGKFTAPEGAKPLC, from the coding sequence ATGCGGAGATCGATCACCGTCGTGCTGGCGGCCGCGGTGCTGGCGAGCACCGCCGCGTGCGGGAGTCGCGCGTCGGACCAGGACATCGTCGAGGCCCTCCGCGGGCCCGCCGGTGTCACCGGGTTCGGGGCAGCGCCGGGAGTCGGGGACGGCGTCGGCGTGGGGGCCGTCGACGCCGGGGTCCCGGCGGCCGGGGGGACCGGTGGCGCGGTCGCGCCGTCCGTTCCGGCCCCCGGCGGTTCCTCCACCACCGCGGGTGGCGCGGCTGCCGGAGGTTCCGGAGCCGGGACGACGAGCGGCGGCACCGCGGCCAAGCCGGGTGCGACCGGTTCGAAGCCCGCGGCCGCGACGACGACCTCCGGGCCGAAGGTCGCGAACAAGTCGGTGATCACGATCGGGACCATCGGCAGCTTCTCCGGGGTCCTCGGCGCGGTGACGGCCGGGGCTCCCAAGTCCGTGGCCGCGTGGGTCGGCTGGAAGAACGACAACGGCGGCCTGAACGGGCACCCGATCAAGCTGATCGTCGGCGACGACCAGGGTGACCCCGCGACGGCGCTGACCCTCGCCAAGCGGATGGTCGAGAGCGACAAGATTCTCGCCCTCGTCGGCGACATCCACTTCTTCGGCTACGAGCAGATCGAGCCGTACATGCGCAGCAAGGGCGTCCCGATGGTCGGGGGCGAGGGCGCGCTGGCGAACCGGTTCAACTCGCCGGTGAACTTCCCCATCTCCGCCCAGGGTTCGGTCCAGATCGTCAAGGGCTTGAAGATGTACACCGAGCGCGGCCACACGAAGATGGGCATGCTCTACTGCCTCGAGATCGCCGCGCTGTGCGCGACCCTCCACGACGAGGTCAAGGCCTCCGAGGTCGGCAAGTACATCGTCCAGAGCTACCAGGTGTCGCTGGTCGCGCCGAGCTACACGAGCCAGTGCCTGCGCATGAAGCAGGGCGGCCTCGAAGTCATCTACATGCTGATGGACACCGCCGGCGCGGCCCGGTTGGCGAAGGACTGCGCGGCCCAGGGCTTCAAGCCGAAGCTGCTCCTGCTCGGTCTCGACGTCACCAAGGACATGCCGACGATCCCGTCGCTCGCCGACGCGCTGCTGCCGGGCGCGACCGTCTCGCCCGGCGCCAAGGGTGTGCCCGCCGTCGACCACTACCTGAAGCTGATGGACACCTACGCGCCCGGCACCGGGGTCAGCGGGTTCGGCGCCCAGGCGTTCGCCTCCGCCCTGATGTTCGGTCACGTGGGCCAGAACATCTCGGACACCCCGACGTCCGCGGAACTGCTCGCCGCGCTCTACAAGGTGCGGAAGGAGACCCTCGGCGGGTTCATCGTCCCCGTCACCTACAGCAAGACCGGCACGACCGCCGCGCCGTGCGTCTTCATCTGGGGCGCCGGCGGGGGGAAGTTCACCGCCCCCGAAGGCGCGAAGCCGCTGTGCTGA
- a CDS encoding cytochrome P450 — translation MTSTLHVETGTAILTQIVLGGLQDPFPLYEELRELGDGFHWCAELRGWVATRYADIRKMDEDPELYSNEMGRMTGATARDDSDPVQRRFGEMTDSWILFLDPPRHTEIRRVFRHAFTPKAVAKYRATTERIADDLLAGYRSGDEVDFMEKLAAKIPIEVIATILGVPASDFEMFREWTDALVLATDPSVQGPARTEAISQSMQLSDYLTEIGLERLRNPQDDLISLIMTTDVSDGQPLDPAVAIAQAVLLLGAGNDTTRNLLGNAISILVDRPELQQRMVANPGLMPEFVEEVLRFDPSFHFDFKRVTRDHELLGREVKANTPVFHLTAAANRDPRFFDDPDPSIFDIDRQNKRHLAFSHGIHRCVGAPLARMEAQVGLTTLLERFPNITHGSTPPVRKVANIVARGWETRPVTLLS, via the coding sequence GTGACCAGCACCCTCCACGTCGAGACCGGCACCGCGATCCTCACGCAGATCGTCCTCGGTGGTCTCCAGGACCCGTTCCCGCTGTACGAGGAGCTGCGGGAGCTCGGCGACGGCTTCCACTGGTGCGCGGAGCTGCGGGGCTGGGTCGCGACGCGCTACGCGGACATCCGGAAGATGGACGAGGACCCGGAGCTCTACTCCAACGAGATGGGGCGGATGACGGGGGCGACCGCCCGCGACGACTCCGACCCGGTCCAGCGGCGCTTCGGCGAGATGACCGACAGCTGGATCCTGTTCCTCGACCCGCCGCGGCACACCGAGATCCGGCGTGTGTTCCGGCATGCCTTCACGCCGAAGGCCGTTGCGAAGTACCGGGCCACCACCGAGCGCATCGCGGACGACCTGCTCGCCGGGTACCGCTCCGGCGACGAGGTCGACTTCATGGAGAAGCTCGCCGCCAAGATCCCGATCGAGGTGATCGCGACGATCCTCGGCGTGCCGGCGAGCGACTTCGAGATGTTCCGCGAGTGGACCGACGCGCTGGTGCTCGCGACCGACCCGTCCGTCCAGGGCCCGGCGCGCACCGAGGCCATTTCCCAGAGCATGCAGCTCTCCGACTACCTGACCGAGATCGGGCTCGAGCGCCTCCGGAACCCCCAGGACGACCTCATCTCGCTGATCATGACGACGGACGTCTCGGACGGTCAGCCGCTGGACCCGGCGGTGGCGATCGCCCAGGCCGTCCTCCTGCTCGGCGCGGGCAACGACACCACGCGGAACCTGCTCGGGAATGCGATCAGCATCCTCGTCGACCGCCCGGAGCTGCAGCAGCGGATGGTGGCGAACCCGGGCCTGATGCCGGAGTTCGTCGAGGAGGTGCTGCGGTTCGACCCGTCGTTCCACTTCGACTTCAAGCGGGTGACGCGGGATCACGAACTGCTCGGCCGGGAGGTCAAGGCGAACACCCCGGTCTTCCACCTGACCGCGGCCGCGAACCGTGACCCGCGGTTCTTCGACGATCCGGACCCGTCGATCTTCGACATCGACCGCCAGAACAAGCGGCACCTGGCGTTCAGCCACGGTATCCACCGCTGCGTCGGGGCACCGCTCGCGCGCATGGAGGCCCAGGTCGGCCTGACGACGTTGCTCGAGCGTTTCCCGAACATCACCCACGGCTCGACCCCGCCGGTCCGCAAGGTCGCGAACATCGTCGCCCGCGGCTGGGAGACGCGTCCGGTGACGCTGCTGAGCTGA